One region of Quercus lobata isolate SW786 chromosome 2, ValleyOak3.0 Primary Assembly, whole genome shotgun sequence genomic DNA includes:
- the LOC115977894 gene encoding transcription factor RAX2-like, translated as MGRAPCCDKANVKKGPWSPEEDATLKRYLEQHGTGGNWIALPHKAGLKRCGKSCRLRWLNYLRPDIKRGGFTEKEDSIICTLYGRLGSRWSVIASQLPGRTDNDIKNYWNTKLKKKLLAAGNACPKSTTNRSPHETSNSISHLNLAQISASISKAETYDYGSSSCFYTNSNTLMRTPLAEANNMENCDPDCIILDPSQFHVSKPMQVPDFRTSGSESYSTITTSSQDVAGLSPSSTLALENNYSLLSCNGGVNDDGLLMDFQFECHDDDLLDGFVFQEDILEKLPHSCLVDSP; from the exons ATGGGAAGAGCTCCATGTTGTGACAAAGCTAACGTGAAAAAAGGGCCATGGTCACCTGAAGAAGATGCCACTCTAAAGAGATACCTTGAGCAACATGGCACTGGTGGGAATTGGATTGCCTTACCTCACAAAGCAG GCCTTAAACGTTGCGGCAAGAGTTGTAGGCTGAGATGGCTGAATTATCTCAGGCCGGATATCAAGCGTGGAGGTTTCACAGAGAAGGAAGACAGCATTATTTGCACTCTCTATGGTAGACTTGGAAGTAG GTGGTCTGTAATAGCTTCCCAACTGCCAGGGAGAACAGATAATGATATCAAGAACTATTGGAACACCAAGTTGAAGAAAAAGCTATTGGCAGCTGGAAATGCTTGTCCCAAGAGTACAACTAACAGAAGCCCCCATGAGACTAGCAACAGTATTAGTCATCTGAACTTGGCACAGATTTCAGCTTCAATTTCAAAAGCTGAAACCTATGATTATGGGAGTTCATCTTGTTTCTATACAAATTCCAATACACTAATGCGGACTCCACTAGCGGAAGCCAAtaacatggaaaattgtgatcCAGATTGTATAATTTTGGACCCAAGTCAGTTTCATGTTTCAAAGCCTATGCAAGTTCCAGATTTTCGCACAAGTGGAAGTGAGAGTTACAGCACTATAACAACATCATCTCAGGACGTTGCAGGTCTTTCACCTTCTTCTACTTTGGCTTTGGAGAACAATTACAGCTTGTTGTCCTGCAATGGAGGCGTTAACGATGATGGacttctcatggattttcagTTTGAGTGCCATGATGATGATTTGTTAGATGGCTTTGTGTTTCAGGAAGATATACTAGAGAAGTTACCCCATTCTTGTTTAGTTGACTCTCCCTAG